CCAATGTTGTCATTCCGAATGAATCGAAGCGCAATGGAGGAATCTCTTTCTGATTGCAGTGTTTGTTTCATGTACTATTTGCAAGAGATTCCTATGGTCTGAATGACAGTTTCTTTTTTTTAGAAAAAAAAAAGAAATTTTCCTCTAACATCATCTCATTAAATGCAGGGAACCTTGTTTAAAGGCTTCTCCATTTTCCAGAACTCCGGTTATGGTATAATAATAAACCCCCTGGCTGCATTCCTGGCCTGTAACTGTGTGGCCATCCCAGTGCATATCGTTTCCTTTTTCCCAAGCGTGAATTTGTATGCCCCAGCGGTTGACAATACTTACCTGGAATGTTTTTGCCCCTTTTACAACCAGAGTGAATGTATCGTTTTTGCCGTCACCATTGGGGGTGAATACATTGGGGGCAAGCACCAGTAAAGTGGAGGCTATGTTTATGGTATGCATTACTGTATC
This region of Bacteroidota bacterium genomic DNA includes:
- a CDS encoding gliding motility-associated C-terminal domain-containing protein codes for the protein MHTINIASTLLVLAPNVFTPNGDGKNDTFTLVVKGAKTFQVSIVNRWGIQIHAWEKGNDMHWDGHTVTGQECSQGVYYYTITGVLENGEAFKQGSLHLMR